In one Terriglobia bacterium genomic region, the following are encoded:
- a CDS encoding thiamine phosphate synthase, whose amino-acid sequence MSDRKSLPADARGGEAALLEAFERAAAAGVDWMQIREKDLPGARLAALTRAAQERAAQKTRLLVNDRLDVALAAGAGGVHLGEESLPAEEVVRWLRSAAGAAGAPRDFLVGVSCHALEAARAAERAGADYVFFGPVFATPAKAVYGAPQGLARLGEVCRALQIPVLAIGGITAENAAECLAAGARGIAAIRLFQAAADLSDTVRRLRRAGPRGR is encoded by the coding sequence GTGAGCGACCGGAAAAGTCTGCCCGCGGACGCGCGGGGAGGCGAAGCAGCGCTGCTGGAGGCGTTCGAACGCGCGGCGGCAGCCGGCGTGGACTGGATGCAGATTCGCGAGAAGGACCTGCCCGGAGCGCGGCTGGCGGCGCTGACGCGCGCGGCACAGGAACGCGCCGCGCAGAAGACACGCCTTCTGGTGAACGACCGGCTGGACGTGGCCCTGGCGGCCGGCGCCGGAGGCGTGCACCTGGGGGAAGAGTCGCTGCCCGCGGAAGAGGTGGTGCGCTGGTTGCGCAGCGCGGCCGGCGCCGCCGGTGCACCCCGGGATTTTCTGGTGGGCGTCTCCTGCCACGCGCTGGAGGCGGCGCGCGCCGCGGAGCGCGCCGGAGCGGACTACGTCTTCTTCGGGCCGGTGTTCGCGACGCCCGCCAAGGCGGTGTACGGCGCGCCGCAGGGGCTGGCGCGGCTGGGCGAGGTTTGCCGCGCGCTGCAGATTCCGGTGCTGGCCATCGGCGGGATCACGGCGGAAAACGCCGCGGAGTGTCTGGCCGCGGGCGCGCGGGGCATCGCGGCGATCCGCCTGTTTCAAGCCGCGGCGGACCTCTCCGACACCGTGCGCCGGCTGCGGCGCGCGGGCCCGCGCGGCCGCTAG